From a single Cyclobacterium marinum DSM 745 genomic region:
- the gcvH gene encoding glycine cleavage system protein GcvH, whose translation MKFPEDLKYTKDHEWVKIEGETATIGITDFAQKELGDIVFIEVETVGETLESGEVFGTVEAVKTVSDLFMPLNGEILELNSLLEDSPELVNEDPYGEGWMIKVKWDQSSEDDLMSPEAYRNLIGQ comes from the coding sequence ATGAAATTTCCAGAAGATTTAAAATACACCAAAGACCATGAATGGGTCAAAATAGAGGGAGAAACAGCTACTATAGGTATAACTGACTTTGCTCAAAAAGAATTGGGAGACATTGTTTTTATTGAGGTAGAAACAGTGGGTGAGACCTTGGAATCAGGTGAGGTGTTTGGGACAGTTGAAGCTGTAAAAACTGTTTCAGATTTGTTCATGCCTTTAAATGGTGAGATCCTAGAGTTAAATAGTCTTCTGGAAGATTCACCTGAGCTAGTAAATGAAGATCCTTATGGAGAAGGATGGATGATCAAAGTGAAATGGGATCAAAGCTCCGAAGATGATTTAATGTCACCTGAAGCGTACCGAAATCTTATAGGCCAGTAA
- the ruvA gene encoding Holliday junction branch migration protein RuvA produces MITYLKGKLAFKDPTHVIIDVHGIGYEVKISLNTFGKIEDKEEIMLHTYLHIKEDAHTLYGFKEASEKKAFLNLISISGVGASTGLMILSSLTVPELEQAISAGDHPTIQRVKGIGAKTAQRIVLELKDKILKDGIAAPEGVTQGFVQNSNKLKQEALQALITLGFTKAQAEKNIMTVLKKSGPDVSLEALIKASLKSSS; encoded by the coding sequence ATGATTACTTATCTAAAAGGAAAACTAGCATTCAAAGACCCGACACATGTCATCATCGATGTTCATGGCATTGGATATGAAGTAAAAATATCTTTAAATACTTTCGGGAAAATAGAAGATAAAGAAGAGATCATGCTTCATACTTACCTGCACATTAAAGAAGATGCTCATACCCTTTATGGGTTCAAGGAAGCTTCTGAAAAAAAAGCTTTTTTGAATCTGATCTCTATTTCAGGTGTTGGTGCAAGCACCGGTTTAATGATTCTTTCTAGCCTGACTGTACCGGAACTCGAACAGGCCATAAGTGCAGGTGACCACCCGACCATTCAGCGAGTTAAAGGGATCGGTGCCAAAACAGCGCAAAGGATTGTTTTGGAACTAAAAGACAAAATTTTAAAGGATGGAATTGCTGCACCTGAGGGAGTCACTCAGGGCTTTGTACAAAACAGCAATAAATTAAAACAAGAGGCGTTACAAGCTTTGATTACCTTAGGCTTCACTAAGGCCCAAGCAGAGAAAAATATCATGACTGTTTTGAAAAAAAGTGGTCCGGATGTTTCCTTAGAAGCATTAATTAAAGCATCTTTAAAGTCATCATCATAA
- a CDS encoding DUF2237 family protein, translated as MNKNVFGEPLIPCCLSPMTGFYRTGYCETDQMDTAMHTVCAVMTAEFLAFSLSKGNDLTTPRPEFNFFGLKPGDKWCLCLTRWLEAYQVNKAPKVILEATHEKTLDLISLDELVKFAVKS; from the coding sequence ATGAATAAAAATGTATTTGGCGAACCCTTAATCCCTTGTTGCCTCTCACCAATGACAGGATTCTACCGAACCGGATATTGTGAAACAGACCAAATGGACACGGCCATGCATACCGTATGTGCGGTGATGACCGCAGAATTCTTGGCATTTAGCCTCTCAAAAGGCAATGACTTAACCACACCTAGACCTGAGTTTAACTTCTTTGGGCTCAAACCCGGAGACAAGTGGTGCCTATGCTTGACTAGGTGGTTAGAAGCTTACCAAGTAAATAAAGCCCCAAAAGTAATATTGGAAGCTACCCATGAAAAAACTCTTGATCTAATTTCTCTCGATGAATTGGTAAAATTTGCTGTAAAAAGTTAA
- a CDS encoding VanZ family protein: MTYALFSPSNKVPNIPKFYGSDKVIHLGMFIGMAFLWDRVIRQRIDKKSEVGNKIYTKYLVLWIFIAILTEYLQRLVPGRSFDYFDIMTNIIGVIIGTGIFIYFNKRGSILV, from the coding sequence ATGACATATGCTCTATTTAGCCCGAGTAATAAAGTGCCGAATATTCCTAAGTTTTATGGATCAGATAAAGTGATCCATTTAGGCATGTTCATAGGCATGGCTTTTCTATGGGACCGAGTAATTCGCCAAAGAATAGACAAAAAGAGCGAGGTAGGTAATAAAATTTACACTAAATATTTAGTTTTGTGGATTTTTATTGCTATATTGACAGAGTATTTACAAAGATTGGTACCGGGAAGGTCATTTGACTATTTTGATATTATGACGAATATCATAGGCGTAATTATAGGTACAGGTATTTTTATTTATTTCAATAAGAGGGGTAGCATCCTTGTATAA
- a CDS encoding NUDIX domain-containing protein — protein sequence MSFTYDYPRPAFTADAVVHCKALDKVLLIKRKNPPFENKWALPGGFVEKEELPYDACIRELEEETGLQLSEGTLIGVFGEKGRDPRGWTVSAAFVFEIDAIQMEKAKAGSDSQEVSWFSISFLPELAFDHYEIIKSSGLLGPC from the coding sequence ATGTCTTTTACCTATGATTATCCCCGGCCTGCATTCACAGCAGATGCAGTTGTTCATTGTAAAGCCTTGGACAAGGTTTTATTAATCAAAAGGAAAAATCCACCATTTGAAAATAAATGGGCTCTTCCGGGTGGATTTGTGGAAAAGGAAGAATTGCCCTATGATGCATGTATAAGAGAGTTGGAGGAAGAAACAGGTCTTCAGCTAAGCGAGGGTACATTAATAGGGGTTTTTGGCGAAAAAGGAAGGGATCCTAGAGGCTGGACAGTAAGTGCAGCTTTTGTTTTTGAAATTGATGCAATTCAAATGGAAAAAGCCAAGGCAGGTTCAGATAGCCAAGAAGTCAGTTGGTTTTCTATTTCTTTTCTCCCGGAATTGGCTTTTGATCACTATGAGATCATAAAAAGTTCAGGGCTTTTAGGGCCTTGTTGA
- a CDS encoding energy transducer TonB, translated as MEAKKTPKADLTKKTGMFLNLGLMISVGLVLFAFEYKSYDDGVLQDFGPIDDDFEELLDIPITEQPPPPPPPVEQPEIKEIPDEVEIEEKIEVNFDVDVQEETVIKEVVIEEAPVVEKAEEIFDVVENMPTPPGGMEGWNKYLSKNLKYPTQARRMGIEGTVYVVFVVNTDGSIQDVGILRGVGGGCDEEAVRVVKNAPAWEPGRQRGRPVRVKMRLPIRFKLS; from the coding sequence ATGGAAGCCAAAAAAACACCAAAAGCTGACTTAACCAAGAAAACAGGAATGTTCCTAAATCTTGGTCTAATGATCAGTGTTGGTCTGGTCCTTTTTGCCTTTGAGTATAAATCATATGATGATGGTGTACTTCAAGACTTTGGACCGATCGATGATGACTTTGAGGAATTATTAGATATTCCGATTACGGAACAACCACCTCCACCACCGCCGCCAGTAGAGCAGCCGGAGATTAAGGAGATTCCTGATGAAGTTGAAATCGAAGAGAAAATTGAAGTAAACTTTGATGTTGACGTTCAAGAAGAAACTGTAATCAAGGAAGTGGTTATTGAAGAAGCTCCTGTAGTAGAGAAAGCAGAAGAGATCTTTGATGTTGTGGAAAACATGCCAACTCCTCCGGGGGGAATGGAAGGTTGGAACAAATATTTGTCCAAAAACCTTAAATACCCAACCCAAGCGAGAAGAATGGGCATCGAAGGTACTGTGTACGTAGTATTTGTTGTAAACACTGATGGTTCAATCCAAGACGTTGGCATCCTTCGTGGAGTTGGCGGTGGATGTGATGAAGAAGCCGTTAGAGTTGTAAAAAATGCTCCAGCATGGGAACCGGGAAGACAAAGAGGTCGACCTGTAAGGGTAAAAATGAGATTACCTATTCGATTTAAATTGAGCTAA
- the sov gene encoding T9SS outer membrane translocon Sov/SprA codes for MMSLSSVYARQSPTSTPSDTIPSLMDTLNKRRSLPSFLLWDNLNTKPLYPYQNPFLRRDSPFLLKPEKNQRIEVEVDTAVSYRIYPNTDSTSTDPGYSLDFDDYSRMQEYRIRQQYWRDRSRGLDGESAVGGRGLIPPITMSPTFDRLFGGSEITIVPTGNVNLDFGGIFRRIDNPSIPIRQQKTGNFNFNQQIQMSVNGMLGQKVRIGANFDSNNSFDFENQLKVEYGGFEEDILKSIEIGNVSMPVQNSLIQGAQNLFGVKTQMQFGNLFMTTVASTQRGRRDEIIIEGGNQGRPFEVRASNYDENRHFFLGHFFRNNYENWLRGLPQVLSGVQITRLEVYILNRANNTETLRNFAAFMDLGEGQRIYKPSNPNIGTGNPQSPASNAANELFTNLKGNPSFRNFETAATAISNDLGLERGLDFEQINGARKLAENEYTFDRQLGYFSLSRKLQNDEVVAVSYEYTYNGQSYKVGELSEDYQNLSEDNVIFLKMLRPARINTAIPTWDLMMKNIYNLNANQIQQDGFQLQIIYRDDRTGLDNPSLLEGQNVKDIPLIRLLNLDNLNPQNDPQPDGNFDYVNGLTIKPEQGLVIFPVIEPFGNTLEEYFTPAEVNLSDKYVYDTLYRTTQADAELVTSLNKYYLKGSFTSGSASEIMLPGLNISEGSVIITAGNIPLTEGVDYTVDYNIGRVVIINEGILQSGKNISVSFEKADLVSFQTRSLLGTRLDYMVNENFNIGGTFLYLNERPNISRIATGNETLRNSLWGLDVNYNDESLFLTKLADALPFTETKEKSMIQFSGEFAHLIPGTSNQVDGEGASYIDDFETAIIPFNLGSSPQNWKLSATPATAENKFDLSQLTEDRLGNAYKRARLSWYTIDNVFYRSSGSDVPGNITNDDRRNHYVRRVLPQEIFQGRYRDYLITNEPLFDLAYFPHERGMYNFNPNLTNEGFLPNPRENFGGVTRAITSEVDFDRTNIEYIEFWLMDPFISGENGRVLDGVFNENNTTGGKVIFNLGEISEDVIVDGRHAFENGLPADGSETSTSSNEWGKVTTQQFLTPAFDNSAEARENQDVGLNGLSSEEEVEFYGARFINRLNVNQQALQNIQADPAADDFQYYLDPEFDNNNIKILERYKNYNGLEGNTPITSNSNLSYSPSGSNLPDNEDLNNDNTINEVESYYEYELDLRPSNLQVGENNIVDKVSTVENGEEVNWYLFRIPIRQPDATYGNISGFKSIRFMRTYLTDFQQPVVLRMAQFRLVGSQWRVFQESLFEKGFSEIPEPDNSNLTVGVVNIEENGQGSETQSPYVLPPGINRDRDNTSTVERQLNEQSLRLCVDNLQSRDSRAVYKNVSQDLVQYGRLKMFLHADSQDAQDGELSAFLRLGTDYTDNYYEIEVPLNITPAGTRDPDQIWPSANEIDVALDEIVGVKAERDNNQQPQNLPYSVMIRQYKVTVVGRPELNFIQGMMIGIRNPATGGASKSLCLWANELRVTDFNKSSGWAANARLNAQIADVATISSSIRHNSFGFGGLETRLSERARESTTQYDISANVNVDKILPKSLGVSIPLYASVENSSTKPEFDPLNPDVPFEIALQKFSSNAEKQEYRNLVVDQSKRRNFSLNNVRKLKNPEKETNRIYALENFSFSYAFGSVTQSNIQLESYIYETTRGSIAYNYQPDPLIITPFRNWGIFNSKYFQLFKDFNLNFAPSLVSARMDIDRSFMRTQNRNDQLTTTGVDPLFQKSFYMNRFYSLNWDLTENLSFDLSSSVNAIVDEPEGDLDTDAKIDSLRNNIKKLGRTTNYNQQAVINYKVPLEKIPLTDWISADFRYEATYSWMTGAIGQKDTLGNVIQNSRNQSISGKLDLVQLYNKSKRLNALNAPKRPSIPGRPGANAEASEDEEKEKVYATDGFGANLLRFMMMLKDVNFSYQVTQGTYLPGYMPNSGLLGMDRSFINPGVGFLLGGQSSNIRYEMANRGALAASTSLTQAFSQNETRNLQITTLVEPIKDFKVTLEFKKRENGSYSEIFRRNGPGENDFASINPNRVGSYEISYNILKTVFDKSDSDNNSPLFSNFEAYRNIIQSRLETTNPGGTYNINGQDVLIPAFLAAYSGQAATDVALNPFPQIPLPNWRVEYRGLARLPALNEYFSSINLTHNYNSTYTVSNFSNALIYQEGLELYNTLQQLPMASITDEFGAYIPILILNQVVISERFAPLIGVDLLTKDRMNISFEYNTERNIGLNFSNAQITEQNSQDFRFDLGYTKAGVKVPFKIQGRQEVLNNDLTIRISTRIVDTNTVQRKIEGEHTLTNGNLNVQISPSIGYVVNQKLNIQFYFDRTINDPKVSTAFKTSSTSFGGQLTFNLSQ; via the coding sequence ATGATGTCTTTATCGAGCGTATATGCCCGCCAATCACCAACCTCTACCCCATCTGACACAATACCTAGTTTGATGGATACCTTAAATAAAAGAAGGTCTCTGCCCTCCTTTTTATTGTGGGACAATTTAAATACCAAACCACTTTATCCCTACCAAAACCCTTTTTTGAGAAGGGATTCTCCATTTCTATTGAAACCTGAAAAAAATCAAAGGATTGAGGTGGAAGTAGATACCGCTGTATCCTATAGAATTTACCCTAACACAGATTCTACATCAACAGATCCCGGTTATTCCTTGGATTTTGATGATTATTCCAGAATGCAGGAATACAGAATAAGGCAACAATATTGGAGAGACAGATCCAGAGGTCTAGATGGTGAAAGTGCAGTTGGAGGTAGGGGGCTTATTCCTCCCATTACCATGAGCCCAACCTTTGACAGGTTATTTGGTGGCAGTGAAATTACAATTGTACCTACTGGAAATGTCAATCTGGATTTTGGAGGTATTTTTAGAAGGATTGACAATCCTTCCATACCCATTCGACAACAGAAAACAGGAAATTTCAATTTCAACCAGCAAATCCAAATGAGTGTCAATGGGATGCTTGGACAAAAAGTACGAATTGGTGCAAATTTCGACAGTAATAACTCTTTTGATTTTGAAAATCAGCTAAAGGTAGAATACGGTGGATTTGAAGAAGACATTCTTAAATCAATAGAGATAGGAAATGTTAGCATGCCTGTACAAAACAGCTTAATTCAGGGGGCTCAAAATCTATTTGGGGTTAAAACTCAAATGCAATTTGGGAATTTATTCATGACCACTGTAGCATCCACCCAACGTGGGCGAAGGGATGAGATTATCATTGAAGGTGGAAATCAAGGCAGACCTTTTGAAGTGAGGGCATCAAATTACGATGAAAATCGACACTTTTTTTTAGGGCACTTTTTTCGAAATAATTATGAAAACTGGTTGAGAGGACTGCCTCAAGTATTATCAGGTGTTCAAATCACTCGTCTGGAGGTTTACATTCTTAATAGGGCTAACAATACAGAAACGCTTCGGAATTTTGCCGCTTTTATGGATTTAGGAGAAGGTCAAAGAATATACAAACCTTCTAACCCTAATATTGGAACAGGAAATCCGCAATCCCCGGCTTCAAATGCTGCCAATGAGCTATTCACCAATCTAAAGGGAAATCCTTCATTTAGAAATTTTGAAACGGCAGCAACCGCTATTAGCAATGACCTGGGACTGGAAAGAGGGCTTGATTTTGAGCAGATCAATGGAGCAAGAAAACTTGCCGAAAATGAATATACCTTTGATCGACAGTTAGGTTATTTTAGCCTTTCAAGAAAACTTCAAAACGATGAAGTCGTGGCCGTCTCCTATGAATACACCTATAATGGACAAAGTTATAAAGTTGGAGAACTCTCTGAAGATTACCAAAACCTATCAGAAGACAATGTCATCTTCTTGAAAATGCTAAGGCCGGCAAGAATCAATACGGCAATCCCTACTTGGGATTTGATGATGAAAAACATTTACAACCTCAATGCCAATCAGATTCAACAAGATGGGTTTCAACTACAAATTATTTATAGGGACGACCGAACAGGTTTGGACAACCCAAGCCTACTTGAAGGACAGAATGTTAAAGATATCCCGTTGATAAGGCTACTGAATCTGGACAATTTAAACCCTCAAAATGACCCTCAACCTGATGGGAATTTTGACTATGTCAATGGCCTCACCATCAAGCCTGAACAAGGATTAGTAATCTTTCCGGTGATTGAGCCCTTTGGTAATACGTTAGAAGAGTATTTTACCCCTGCCGAAGTAAATCTCAGCGATAAATATGTCTACGACACCCTCTATAGAACCACACAAGCAGATGCAGAGTTAGTAACTAGTTTAAACAAGTACTATTTAAAAGGAAGTTTCACTTCAGGATCAGCTTCAGAAATCATGCTACCCGGTCTAAATATTAGTGAAGGATCAGTGATCATTACTGCCGGAAATATACCCCTTACCGAAGGGGTAGACTATACAGTAGACTATAATATTGGCAGGGTGGTAATTATCAATGAAGGCATCCTTCAATCAGGAAAAAATATTAGTGTAAGTTTTGAGAAAGCTGATTTGGTCTCCTTTCAAACAAGAAGTCTGCTGGGTACTCGATTAGACTATATGGTCAACGAAAATTTCAATATTGGAGGTACATTCCTTTACCTGAATGAAAGACCCAACATATCTAGAATTGCTACAGGGAATGAAACTTTAAGAAACAGCCTTTGGGGTTTGGATGTGAATTACAATGATGAATCTTTGTTTCTCACCAAGCTTGCTGATGCCCTCCCCTTTACAGAAACCAAAGAGAAATCAATGATTCAGTTTAGCGGAGAATTTGCCCACTTAATTCCCGGTACATCCAATCAAGTAGATGGAGAAGGCGCTTCTTATATTGATGATTTCGAAACAGCCATTATCCCTTTTAACCTAGGTTCAAGCCCACAAAACTGGAAATTGTCGGCCACACCGGCAACTGCTGAAAATAAGTTTGACCTAAGTCAACTAACAGAAGACAGGTTAGGAAATGCCTATAAGAGGGCTCGCCTATCTTGGTATACGATAGACAATGTATTTTACAGATCTTCAGGTAGTGATGTTCCCGGCAACATAACCAACGATGACAGAAGAAATCATTATGTTAGACGGGTACTCCCTCAGGAGATTTTCCAAGGCAGGTACAGGGATTACCTTATTACCAATGAACCTCTATTTGATTTGGCCTATTTCCCACACGAACGGGGGATGTATAATTTTAACCCTAACCTAACCAATGAAGGTTTCTTGCCAAACCCACGTGAAAATTTTGGTGGAGTAACAAGAGCAATCACCTCCGAGGTGGATTTTGACAGAACGAATATAGAGTATATTGAGTTTTGGTTAATGGATCCCTTTATTTCCGGAGAAAATGGTCGGGTATTGGATGGTGTTTTCAATGAAAACAATACTACCGGGGGAAAAGTAATTTTTAATCTCGGTGAAATTTCAGAAGATGTCATAGTTGACGGCAGGCATGCCTTCGAAAATGGTCTTCCGGCAGATGGTTCAGAAACCAGTACCTCAAGCAATGAATGGGGTAAAGTTACTACCCAACAATTTTTAACTCCTGCTTTTGACAATTCTGCTGAAGCAAGAGAAAACCAAGATGTTGGTCTTAATGGACTAAGCAGTGAAGAGGAAGTTGAGTTTTATGGTGCTCGATTTATTAATCGACTCAATGTAAACCAGCAAGCCTTACAGAACATTCAAGCTGATCCTGCAGCAGATGACTTTCAATATTACCTGGACCCTGAATTTGATAACAATAACATTAAAATTCTGGAAAGGTATAAAAATTACAATGGGCTGGAAGGAAACACGCCTATCACCTCCAACAGCAACCTTTCCTACAGCCCCTCAGGATCAAATTTACCGGATAACGAAGATCTCAACAATGATAATACAATTAATGAAGTAGAAAGTTATTATGAGTATGAACTGGATCTTCGTCCTTCAAACCTGCAAGTCGGGGAGAACAATATTGTAGACAAAGTATCCACAGTAGAAAATGGCGAAGAGGTTAACTGGTACCTGTTCCGTATTCCTATTCGACAGCCTGATGCCACGTATGGAAATATTTCCGGATTCAAATCCATTCGATTTATGAGAACCTACCTTACTGACTTCCAACAGCCGGTTGTCCTTAGAATGGCCCAATTTAGATTGGTAGGAAGTCAATGGAGGGTATTTCAAGAATCCTTATTTGAGAAAGGATTTTCAGAGATACCCGAACCAGATAACTCTAATTTAACGGTAGGTGTAGTAAATATCGAAGAAAATGGGCAAGGCAGTGAAACGCAAAGCCCCTACGTCTTGCCTCCGGGAATCAATCGAGATAGAGACAATACTTCCACTGTTGAGCGACAATTGAACGAACAATCACTAAGATTGTGTGTAGACAACCTACAAAGTAGAGACTCTAGGGCAGTTTACAAGAATGTAAGTCAAGACCTTGTACAGTATGGCCGCTTAAAAATGTTTTTGCATGCAGACAGTCAGGATGCGCAAGATGGTGAACTGTCCGCTTTTTTAAGATTGGGAACAGATTACACAGACAACTATTATGAAATAGAAGTTCCACTAAATATAACCCCGGCAGGGACGAGAGATCCTGATCAGATTTGGCCTTCAGCGAATGAAATTGACGTAGCCCTGGATGAGATCGTTGGCGTAAAAGCAGAAAGAGACAATAACCAACAACCCCAAAACTTACCTTACTCCGTGATGATTCGGCAATATAAGGTGACAGTAGTCGGAAGGCCGGAATTGAATTTTATTCAAGGGATGATGATTGGAATCCGAAACCCCGCCACAGGAGGAGCAAGTAAATCCCTTTGCCTTTGGGCCAATGAATTAAGGGTTACAGATTTCAACAAATCATCAGGATGGGCCGCAAACGCAAGGCTTAATGCACAAATTGCAGATGTAGCTACCATTTCTTCTTCGATTAGACACAATTCTTTTGGCTTTGGAGGTCTTGAAACCCGGCTTTCAGAAAGAGCAAGGGAATCTACCACACAGTACGATATTTCGGCCAATGTCAATGTAGATAAAATTTTACCAAAAAGCCTAGGGGTGAGCATTCCGCTTTATGCAAGTGTAGAAAACTCTTCTACAAAGCCGGAGTTTGATCCCCTTAATCCGGATGTTCCTTTTGAAATTGCTCTTCAAAAGTTCTCATCCAATGCAGAAAAGCAGGAATACCGAAACTTAGTGGTAGATCAATCCAAACGACGTAATTTCAGTTTGAATAATGTACGGAAATTAAAAAATCCTGAAAAGGAAACCAATCGCATCTATGCCTTAGAAAATTTCTCTTTTTCATATGCTTTTGGTTCAGTAACCCAAAGCAATATTCAACTGGAAAGTTATATTTATGAAACTACCAGAGGAAGTATCGCCTACAACTACCAACCCGACCCACTGATTATCACTCCTTTTAGAAATTGGGGGATTTTTAATAGCAAGTACTTCCAGTTATTCAAAGATTTTAATTTGAATTTTGCTCCTAGCCTTGTATCAGCAAGAATGGATATTGACAGGAGCTTTATGCGTACGCAAAATAGGAACGATCAACTGACTACTACAGGTGTGGATCCTCTCTTCCAAAAAAGTTTTTATATGAATCGCTTTTATAGTCTGAATTGGGACCTTACCGAAAACCTATCTTTTGACCTCAGTTCAAGTGTAAATGCAATTGTGGACGAACCGGAAGGGGATCTGGATACTGATGCAAAAATTGATTCTTTACGAAACAATATTAAAAAACTTGGTAGAACCACGAATTATAACCAACAAGCGGTAATCAATTATAAGGTTCCATTGGAAAAAATACCTTTGACAGACTGGATAAGTGCAGATTTCCGATATGAGGCTACCTACTCTTGGATGACAGGTGCCATAGGCCAAAAAGATACCCTAGGAAATGTCATTCAAAACTCCAGAAACCAATCTATTTCCGGGAAATTAGATTTGGTGCAGTTGTACAACAAAAGTAAAAGACTTAACGCCCTCAATGCCCCTAAAAGACCTAGTATTCCGGGAAGACCCGGAGCAAATGCGGAAGCTTCAGAAGACGAGGAAAAAGAAAAAGTGTACGCTACAGACGGCTTTGGTGCCAACTTATTGCGATTCATGATGATGTTAAAAGATGTGAACTTTAGTTATCAAGTTACTCAAGGGACCTATTTACCGGGGTATATGCCAAATTCCGGGCTTTTGGGTATGGACAGAAGTTTTATCAACCCGGGCGTAGGATTCCTACTTGGTGGTCAAAGTAGCAATATAAGGTATGAGATGGCCAATAGAGGAGCCTTGGCGGCAAGTACATCCCTTACACAGGCATTTAGTCAGAACGAAACAAGAAACCTCCAGATTACTACTTTGGTGGAACCTATTAAAGACTTTAAAGTAACCTTGGAGTTTAAAAAACGAGAAAATGGTAGTTATAGTGAGATATTTAGGAGAAATGGTCCGGGTGAAAATGATTTTGCATCCATTAATCCAAACCGGGTTGGCAGTTACGAAATAAGTTACAATATCCTTAAAACAGTATTTGATAAATCGGATAGTGATAACAATTCCCCACTTTTTTCAAATTTTGAAGCCTACAGAAACATCATACAATCAAGACTTGAAACAACAAACCCGGGCGGTACATACAATATTAATGGACAGGATGTTTTGATTCCGGCGTTTCTAGCGGCCTATTCAGGTCAGGCTGCAACAGATGTAGCACTTAATCCATTCCCGCAGATTCCATTGCCAAATTGGAGGGTTGAATACAGGGGCCTCGCAAGACTTCCTGCATTGAATGAATATTTTTCCTCAATAAATTTGACTCATAATTACAACTCTACTTATACCGTAAGTAATTTCTCGAATGCGCTAATCTACCAAGAAGGCCTTGAGCTGTACAATACCTTACAACAACTCCCAATGGCCAGCATCACTGATGAATTTGGTGCTTATATTCCAATTTTGATACTTAATCAAGTAGTGATTTCAGAAAGGTTTGCACCACTAATAGGGGTAGACTTACTTACCAAAGACAGAATGAACATCAGTTTTGAATACAATACAGAAAGAAATATAGGTTTAAATTTTTCCAATGCTCAAATTACAGAGCAGAACAGCCAAGACTTCCGATTTGATTTGGGATATACCAAAGCCGGAGTAAAGGTGCCTTTCAAAATTCAAGGCAGACAAGAAGTTTTAAACAATGACCTTACCATTCGAATTTCCACAAGAATTGTAGACACAAACACAGTCCAACGGAAAATAGAAGGCGAGCATACCCTTACCAACGGTAATTTAAATGTTCAAATAAGCCCTAGCATAGGATATGTGGTCAACCAAAAACTTAATATTCAATTCTATTTTGATCGCACCATAAACGATCCAAAAGTTTCAACTGCCTTCAAAACAAGTTCAACTTCATTTGGTGGACAATTAACATTTAATTTAAGCCAATAA